A genome region from Syntrophorhabdaceae bacterium includes the following:
- a CDS encoding SDR family oxidoreductase — MIISTSTIADKRREGSTVFFLTGGTGFIGSHIAAELLRRGYGVILLARPDKERTAEQRVERLMRWFGIAEQSLSRLEVVEGDMDRPYLGMEAKRRRIISGRIDEVIHCASDTSFSERKRAQVERTNVTDLSNLLKTIAESKCHFFHHISTAYVAGKKCGPLSEGFVKTEVFTNVYEETKYIAEKTVLDFCRDKDMRLNIYRPSIVYGSARDGRTLSFNALYYPIRVMLFLKNLYEKDIAERGGRKAEAMSVKRQADGSIHLPIRIGVNGTGGINLIPIDFFIHVFMALMEECLTGDVFHIVNSRTTTIKTLIEYTERYFGLSGIRTVVPGSFDGLPRNALETLFEHYIDAYGPYIRDARVFEHDKTDAILEKKGMRCPEMDYHIFSRCMDFAVDAGWGEFIFGDKVKEEWRK, encoded by the coding sequence ATCATTATATCAACGTCCACAATAGCTGACAAAAGGAGAGAAGGCTCGACGGTCTTTTTTCTGACCGGCGGCACAGGATTCATAGGAAGCCACATTGCCGCCGAGCTTTTAAGAAGAGGATACGGCGTCATTCTTCTCGCAAGGCCCGATAAAGAGAGAACTGCGGAGCAAAGGGTTGAAAGGTTGATGCGATGGTTTGGTATTGCGGAGCAGAGCCTCTCAAGGCTCGAGGTCGTCGAAGGCGACATGGACAGGCCCTATTTGGGCATGGAAGCAAAGCGCCGCAGAATCATCTCCGGCCGCATCGACGAAGTGATCCACTGCGCCTCGGATACCTCCTTTTCGGAAAGAAAACGTGCTCAAGTCGAGAGGACCAATGTGACAGACTTGAGCAACCTGCTTAAGACGATTGCCGAGAGCAAATGTCACTTCTTTCATCACATCAGCACGGCTTACGTAGCGGGAAAAAAATGCGGGCCTTTGAGCGAGGGATTCGTAAAAACAGAGGTATTTACCAACGTGTATGAAGAAACAAAATATATCGCCGAGAAGACAGTCCTCGATTTTTGCCGCGACAAAGACATGAGACTCAACATATACAGACCGTCAATCGTCTACGGCAGCGCGAGGGATGGAAGAACCTTAAGCTTCAACGCACTCTATTATCCCATACGGGTAATGCTCTTTCTAAAGAATCTCTACGAAAAGGACATTGCCGAACGCGGCGGTAGGAAGGCCGAAGCCATGTCGGTAAAGAGGCAGGCTGACGGTTCTATCCATCTACCCATCAGGATCGGCGTGAACGGGACAGGCGGGATCAATCTTATACCGATCGATTTCTTCATCCATGTCTTCATGGCGCTCATGGAAGAATGCCTTACGGGAGATGTCTTTCATATCGTCAACAGCAGAACCACCACAATTAAGACGCTCATCGAATACACCGAGCGTTACTTCGGGCTCTCAGGCATAAGAACCGTGGTCCCCGGCTCATTCGACGGCCTGCCAAGAAACGCCCTTGAAACTCTTTTCGAGCACTATATCGACGCCTACGGGCCATATATTCGTGATGCAAGGGTCTTCGAACATGATAAGACGGATGCAATTCTCGAGAAAAAAGGCATGCGCTGTCCTGAAATGGATTACCATATCTTCTCGCGGTGCATGGATTTCGCCGTAGATGCCGGTTGGGGTGAGTTCATTTTTGGGGACAAGGTTAAAGAAGAATGGCGGAAGTAA